One window of the Methylovirgula sp. HY1 genome contains the following:
- a CDS encoding DUF2842 domain-containing protein has product MPKRLRKFIGSVTMVGFVTVYALLAMVLAQARPVQMASWYVQTLVYAALGMAWILPMMPLIKWMEKPDAR; this is encoded by the coding sequence ATGCCAAAAAGACTGCGCAAATTCATCGGCAGCGTCACGATGGTGGGCTTCGTGACCGTTTACGCACTTCTCGCCATGGTGCTCGCGCAAGCCCGGCCCGTGCAGATGGCATCTTGGTATGTTCAAACCCTCGTCTATGCCGCGCTCGGCATGGCCTGGATTCTGCCGATGATGCCGCTCATCAAATGGATGGAAAAGCCGGACGCGCGCTGA
- a CDS encoding COX15/CtaA family protein: protein MTDASIAMKTTGGKSVAAAPNSHRALRLWLWSVAALVFAMVVVGGSTRLTESGLSITEWRPITGIIPPLSHADWLAEFARYKQIPQYRDLFSSMNLSGFKFIFMWEWSHRLLGRIIGLAFGLPLLIFWLRGMIPAGYKLKFVALLALGGLQGFVGWWMVSSGLVHRVEVAQQRLAVHLFLASLTFAALVYLAASLKPKPIVAPPAAPRLRRFATAVVCVIFLQLFLGALVAGLRAGRAYNTWPLMDGHFIPPAHLLFALEPFWRNLTDNIAMVQFQHRMVAYTLLLLALVQAVCAMVWAPKSRATRRAFHLFGLVLMQAGLGIVTLLLVVPLWAGLLHQAFAMFVLAEAVIYRESLSRSRIETRAQTPASA from the coding sequence ATGACAGATGCTTCCATCGCGATGAAGACCACAGGCGGCAAATCTGTCGCCGCCGCGCCGAATTCTCATCGCGCTTTGCGGCTCTGGCTTTGGAGCGTCGCGGCGCTCGTTTTTGCGATGGTGGTGGTCGGTGGCTCGACGCGGCTGACCGAATCGGGGCTGTCGATTACGGAATGGCGGCCGATCACTGGCATCATCCCGCCGCTGAGCCATGCGGACTGGCTGGCGGAGTTCGCAAGATACAAGCAAATTCCGCAATATAGGGATCTTTTCTCAAGTATGAACTTGAGTGGCTTCAAGTTCATCTTCATGTGGGAATGGAGCCATCGGCTTTTGGGCCGCATCATCGGCCTCGCGTTTGGCTTGCCTTTGCTGATCTTCTGGCTGCGCGGCATGATCCCGGCCGGCTACAAGCTGAAGTTCGTCGCGCTTTTGGCGTTGGGCGGTCTGCAAGGCTTTGTCGGCTGGTGGATGGTTTCGTCGGGCCTGGTCCACCGGGTCGAGGTCGCACAGCAGCGGCTCGCGGTGCATCTCTTTCTGGCGTCGCTGACCTTTGCCGCGCTCGTCTACTTGGCGGCTTCCCTCAAGCCGAAGCCGATCGTCGCGCCGCCGGCAGCGCCACGCTTGCGCCGCTTCGCGACTGCCGTTGTCTGCGTCATCTTCCTGCAGCTCTTTCTCGGCGCGCTGGTGGCCGGGCTGCGGGCCGGCCGCGCCTATAATACCTGGCCGCTCATGGACGGGCATTTCATCCCCCCGGCTCATCTTCTTTTTGCCCTGGAGCCGTTCTGGCGCAATCTCACCGACAATATCGCGATGGTGCAGTTCCAGCATCGCATGGTCGCTTATACGCTGCTGCTGCTGGCGCTCGTTCAGGCGGTTTGCGCGATGGTCTGGGCGCCCAAGAGCCGGGCCACGCGGCGGGCGTTTCATCTCTTCGGCCTTGTCCTGATGCAGGCCGGTCTCGGGATTGTGACTCTGTTGCTCGTCGTGCCGCTCTGGGCAGGGCTGCTGCATCAGGCCTTCGCGATGTTCGTGCTCGCGGAAGCCGTGATCTACCGCGAAAGCCTGTCGCGTTCGCGCATTGAAACGCGGGCTCAGACGCCGGCAAGCGCCTGA
- a CDS encoding PLP-dependent transferase codes for MTEQAIGPGFATLALHAGAPADPASAAGTPPTEPPAGVFEDMEQATALFGLEGFGSDVVHSVNPANALLEERVAALEGGTAALAVASGRAAQFLALRMLLQPGDEFITGCGQHGGQMPHVDQTYKSFGWGVKCADQADPKSLEAALTPQTKAILIESFTKPGGRIVDIAAVAEIAKKARVPLIVDNTIATPYLLQPFAHGADLVLHSATKFLGGHDTLTGGLIVDGGTFDWQGDARFPMLSAPRPDYGGMVFAEIFGNFAFAVACRIFGLNELGPTLSPFNAFLIVTGLETLALRMQRHSENALRVAEYLAGHKAVGAVDYPGLASDPAHALAKIYCPRGAGGLLTCRLAGGYEAATSFIQRLRLFSSLGEISDTRSRASHPASTTHRHLSDVEKTASTAGPDRIRLSIGLEDIADILADLDQALAGV; via the coding sequence ATGACCGAGCAAGCCATAGGGCCCGGATTTGCGACATTGGCGCTCCATGCCGGAGCGCCGGCTGATCCGGCCTCGGCCGCCGGCACCCCGCCGACAGAACCGCCCGCCGGTGTCTTCGAGGATATGGAACAGGCCACGGCTTTATTCGGCCTCGAAGGCTTCGGCAGCGATGTCGTGCACAGCGTCAATCCGGCGAATGCCTTGCTCGAAGAGCGGGTCGCCGCGCTCGAAGGCGGCACGGCGGCTCTCGCCGTCGCATCCGGTCGCGCCGCGCAATTTCTCGCGCTGCGCATGCTTCTGCAGCCCGGCGACGAATTCATTACGGGGTGCGGCCAGCATGGCGGCCAGATGCCTCACGTCGATCAAACCTATAAAAGCTTCGGCTGGGGTGTGAAATGCGCCGATCAAGCCGATCCCAAAAGCCTCGAAGCTGCGCTTACACCGCAGACCAAGGCCATTCTCATCGAGTCTTTCACCAAGCCCGGTGGCCGGATCGTCGATATTGCCGCAGTGGCGGAGATCGCAAAAAAAGCGCGCGTCCCCCTCATCGTCGATAATACGATTGCCACGCCCTACCTGCTGCAGCCTTTCGCGCATGGCGCCGACCTCGTCCTTCATTCGGCGACCAAATTCCTGGGTGGTCATGACACGCTGACAGGCGGCCTCATCGTCGACGGCGGCACGTTCGACTGGCAAGGCGATGCGCGGTTTCCCATGCTCTCGGCGCCCCGTCCCGATTATGGCGGCATGGTCTTCGCCGAGATCTTCGGCAATTTCGCCTTTGCGGTCGCCTGCCGCATCTTCGGGCTCAATGAACTCGGGCCGACACTCTCGCCCTTCAACGCCTTTTTGATCGTCACCGGGCTCGAGACCTTGGCCTTGCGCATGCAGCGCCATTCCGAAAATGCGCTCCGCGTCGCAGAATATCTCGCCGGGCACAAAGCCGTGGGCGCCGTAGATTACCCGGGCTTGGCGAGCGATCCGGCACATGCGTTGGCGAAGATCTATTGTCCGCGCGGCGCCGGCGGCCTCCTCACCTGCCGCCTGGCGGGCGGCTACGAGGCCGCGACGTCCTTCATTCAAAGATTGCGGCTTTTCTCCAGTCTCGGCGAGATCAGCGACACGCGTTCACGCGCGAGCCATCCCGCCTCGACCACGCATCGGCATCTGAGCGATGTCGAAAAGACCGCATCGACCGCCGGACCCGATCGGATCCGGCTCTCGATCGGCCTCGAGGATATCGCCGATATCCTCGCCGATCTCGATCAGGCGCTTGCCGGCGTCTGA
- a CDS encoding CoA-binding protein, with protein sequence MHDSSPAPWESISDDEIRAILIEVKVIAVVGLSAEPTRPSHYVFEFLQRCGYTMVGVNPGLAGKEILGAPVYARLADIPFQIDMVDIFRNSAAAGGVVDEALGLAPLPKVIWMQLDVYNETAAQKAAALNLKVVMNRCPKIEYRRLM encoded by the coding sequence ATGCACGATTCTTCACCGGCACCCTGGGAAAGCATTTCCGACGACGAAATCCGGGCAATCCTTATCGAAGTCAAAGTGATTGCGGTCGTCGGGCTCTCCGCCGAGCCGACACGACCTTCCCATTATGTCTTCGAATTTCTGCAACGCTGTGGCTATACGATGGTTGGCGTCAATCCGGGACTTGCCGGGAAAGAGATCCTCGGCGCGCCGGTCTATGCCCGTCTGGCGGATATCCCCTTCCAGATCGATATGGTCGATATTTTCCGCAATTCGGCGGCGGCCGGCGGTGTCGTCGACGAGGCGCTCGGGCTGGCGCCGCTGCCCAAAGTAATTTGGATGCAGCTTGACGTTTACAATGAAACAGCGGCTCAAAAAGCTGCGGCGCTAAATCTAAAAGTCGTGATGAACCGCTGCCCCAAGATCGAATATCGACGTCTCATGTAA
- the rplM gene encoding 50S ribosomal protein L13, with amino-acid sequence MYGKTYSAKASDIEKKWILIDAKGLVVGRLATLIAMRLRGKHKPTFTPHMDDGDNVIVVNAEKVVFTGRKREDKVYYHYSGYQGGIKERTARFLLDGRFPERVIEKAVERMLPRGPLGRKQLGNLRVYKGPEHPHEAQTPTPFDVASLNSKNARNA; translated from the coding sequence ATGTATGGCAAGACCTATTCGGCGAAAGCGTCGGATATCGAAAAAAAATGGATCTTGATCGATGCCAAGGGCCTCGTCGTCGGCCGGTTGGCGACGCTGATCGCCATGCGGCTGCGCGGCAAGCATAAGCCGACCTTCACGCCGCATATGGACGATGGCGACAATGTCATCGTCGTCAACGCCGAGAAGGTGGTCTTCACCGGCCGCAAGCGCGAAGACAAGGTCTACTATCATTACAGTGGCTATCAGGGCGGCATCAAGGAGCGCACGGCGCGTTTCCTTCTCGACGGCCGGTTCCCGGAGCGTGTCATCGAAAAGGCCGTCGAGCGCATGCTGCCGCGCGGTCCGCTTGGCCGCAAGCAGCTTGGCAATTTGCGCGTCTATAAGGGGCCGGAACACCCGCACGAGGCGCAAACGCCGACCCCATTCGATGTTGCGAGCCTGAATAGCAAGAACGCGAGGAACGCCTGA
- the rpsI gene encoding 30S ribosomal protein S9 codes for MAETLSSLQDLATTAATPVEAPVYVQKIDKLGRAYATGKRKNAVARVWIKPGTGKITINARPLDVYFARPVLRMILQQPLGITKRIDQYDLTVTVAGGGLSGQAGAVRHGLSKALTHYEPELRTILKREGFLTRDSRVVERKKYGKRKARRSFQFSKR; via the coding sequence ATGGCCGAAACTCTCTCATCGCTCCAGGATCTGGCGACCACAGCGGCGACGCCTGTCGAGGCGCCGGTCTATGTGCAAAAGATCGACAAGCTGGGCCGCGCTTACGCGACGGGCAAGCGGAAGAACGCCGTCGCCCGCGTCTGGATCAAGCCGGGCACCGGCAAGATCACGATCAACGCGCGGCCTCTGGATGTCTATTTCGCGCGGCCGGTTCTGCGGATGATTCTGCAGCAGCCGCTCGGCATCACCAAGCGCATCGACCAATATGACCTGACTGTCACCGTCGCCGGCGGCGGCCTTTCCGGTCAGGCGGGTGCGGTTCGTCATGGGCTTTCCAAGGCGCTCACCCATTATGAGCCGGAATTGCGCACCATCCTTAAGCGCGAAGGATTTTTGACGCGCGATTCCCGCGTCGTCGAGCGCAAAAAATACGGCAAACGGAAAGCCCGCCGCAGCTTCCAATTCTCGAAACGCTGA
- the argC gene encoding N-acetyl-gamma-glutamyl-phosphate reductase, whose amino-acid sequence MAKIFIDGESGTTGLGIKARLEAMPEIELVSLPQAARKDPQAKAALLRQVDLAVLCLPDVAARETANLVATLGDAGPRILDASTAHRVAPGWIYGFPEWRGGQAEAIGGAKLVANPGCYATGAIALLHPLVAAGVVSGDFPITINAISGYSGGGRAMIAEHDAGQAPAFELYALDLEHKHVPEIMAYGGLARRPIFVPSVGHFAQGMLVSIPLFLDALPGKPKGRDLEAALAAHYGASAYVRVVASAEQTRIEPESLNGSNRLELRVFANETHRQVVLVAKLDNLGKGASGAAVQNLGLMLGLDLKP is encoded by the coding sequence ATGGCAAAGATCTTCATCGACGGCGAATCGGGGACGACCGGGCTCGGCATCAAGGCGCGGCTTGAAGCCATGCCCGAAATCGAACTCGTCAGCCTGCCGCAGGCGGCGCGCAAAGACCCACAGGCCAAGGCGGCACTTCTGCGCCAAGTCGATCTCGCTGTGCTGTGCCTGCCCGATGTCGCGGCGCGCGAGACGGCCAATCTCGTCGCAACTTTGGGGGACGCGGGCCCGCGAATTCTCGATGCTTCGACCGCGCATCGCGTGGCGCCGGGATGGATCTATGGCTTTCCCGAATGGCGTGGCGGCCAGGCGGAAGCAATCGGAGGCGCCAAGCTGGTCGCCAATCCGGGCTGCTATGCGACGGGGGCGATCGCGCTTCTGCATCCGCTTGTCGCCGCCGGCGTGGTGTCCGGCGATTTTCCGATCACGATCAATGCGATCTCGGGCTATTCGGGCGGCGGCAGGGCGATGATCGCGGAGCATGACGCTGGCCAAGCGCCGGCCTTCGAACTCTATGCGCTCGATCTCGAACATAAGCATGTGCCGGAGATCATGGCCTATGGCGGGCTCGCGCGGCGGCCGATCTTCGTGCCGTCCGTCGGCCATTTCGCGCAAGGCATGCTGGTGTCGATTCCGCTGTTCCTCGACGCGCTGCCGGGCAAGCCGAAAGGGCGCGATCTCGAAGCCGCGCTTGCGGCACATTATGGCGCGAGCGCCTATGTGCGGGTTGTCGCGAGCGCTGAGCAGACGCGGATCGAGCCCGAGTCTTTGAACGGCAGCAATCGTCTCGAATTGCGCGTCTTCGCCAACGAGACGCACCGTCAGGTCGTGCTCGTCGCCAAGCTCGACAATCTCGGCAAAGGCGCCTCGGGTGCCGCTGTGCAAAATCTCGGCTTGATGCTCGGCCTCGATCTGAAGCCGTGA
- a CDS encoding fumarylacetoacetate hydrolase family protein, with the protein MKLVRYGQPGKEKPGLIDADGKIRDLSAIIPDFAGEYLNRKSLDKLARARLSRLPLVRGRPRLAAPIAQPGNFIGVGLNYIDHAKEAGLPVPSEPILFNKAPNCISGPNDPVVIPKNGTKLDWEVELAIVIGDRASHVSERAATDYIAGFCLANDVSERAFQMERGGQWIKGKCSPTFGPLGPWLVTPDEIPNVQRIELWLDVNGKRMQTGNTKTMIFNVKKLVSYISDFMVLDPGDVIITGTPPGVGMGMKPPRYLEPGDVMTLGADFLGEQSQEIIAWKRGM; encoded by the coding sequence ATGAAGCTCGTGCGCTACGGACAGCCCGGCAAAGAAAAGCCCGGCCTGATCGACGCCGATGGAAAGATCCGCGATTTGAGCGCGATCATTCCGGATTTCGCCGGCGAATATCTGAACAGGAAATCTCTCGACAAGCTGGCGCGCGCGCGACTGTCGCGTTTGCCGCTCGTGCGCGGCCGGCCGCGGCTCGCTGCCCCCATTGCCCAGCCAGGCAATTTCATCGGCGTCGGCTTGAACTATATCGATCATGCCAAGGAGGCCGGCCTGCCTGTCCCGTCCGAGCCGATCCTTTTCAACAAAGCGCCGAATTGCATCAGCGGCCCCAACGATCCCGTCGTCATTCCGAAAAACGGCACGAAGCTCGATTGGGAAGTCGAACTCGCGATCGTCATCGGCGACCGCGCTTCACATGTCTCCGAGCGCGCTGCGACCGACTATATCGCCGGCTTCTGCCTCGCCAATGATGTGTCGGAACGCGCCTTCCAAATGGAACGCGGCGGCCAATGGATCAAGGGCAAGTGCTCGCCGACCTTCGGACCGCTCGGGCCATGGCTCGTGACGCCCGACGAAATTCCGAATGTGCAGCGCATCGAACTCTGGCTCGACGTCAACGGCAAGCGCATGCAGACCGGCAATACCAAGACGATGATCTTCAATGTGAAGAAGCTCGTCTCCTATATTTCGGATTTCATGGTGCTGGATCCCGGCGATGTCATCATCACGGGAACACCGCCCGGCGTCGGCATGGGCATGAAGCCGCCGCGCTATCTCGAACCCGGCGATGTCATGACCCTCGGTGCCGATTTCCTCGGCGAGCAGAGCCAGGAGATCATCGCCTGGAAGCGCGGTATGTGA
- a CDS encoding PHA/PHB synthase family protein, with amino-acid sequence MVTKKHPRSKKKKINLGRPAAMTAAPPPPAEPIATTIEAPLPEPAKTGFDTASNKPDFDVLSQNLARLVTQGSKALTAFLQPFETGQARNDMTEQVVDAVQSFGRVAEYWLGDPLRTVEAQKTLSSNFLSLWAHTLRRLSGEDDAPVVPYDPSDKRYAAPQWRDSAIFDFLRQAHAITTNWANDLVAGAETTDLETRTKAQFYLRQITSALSPSNFVATNPELLHETLASNAENLVRGAAFLTEDIAAGQGLLRIRQSDSSQFELGVNMAAAPGKVVYRNDLIELIQYEPTTEQVFKRPLVIIPPWINKFYILDLNPQKSFVRFAVEQGFTVFLVSWVNPDARHRDMGFEAYIQHGIDAPLSVIEAITGEQKIAALGYCVGGTLLAIALALMARRQQDQIDSVTFLTTQTDFADAGDLKVFVSESMITAVEERMAETGYLDGGKMATVFNMLRPNDLIWSFVVNNYMRGKAPLPFDLLTWNSDSTRMAAANHSFYLRQCYLKNSLAKGEMVIDGETLDLHQVTVPIYNLATREDHIAPARSVFNGAKLFGGDMRYVLAGSGHIAGVVNPANSQKYQYWTGSRPAGTLDDWLAGATEHKGSWWNDWAEWLAKQAPAKVPARKPGSVKFPPLCDAPGEYVKVKS; translated from the coding sequence ATGGTCACCAAGAAGCACCCGCGAAGCAAGAAAAAGAAAATCAACTTGGGCCGTCCAGCAGCTATGACCGCAGCGCCGCCGCCTCCCGCAGAACCGATCGCCACGACGATTGAAGCCCCCCTACCAGAGCCGGCAAAGACTGGCTTCGATACGGCGAGCAACAAGCCTGACTTCGACGTTCTCTCGCAAAATCTCGCGCGCCTCGTCACGCAAGGCTCGAAAGCACTCACGGCTTTCCTACAACCGTTCGAGACCGGCCAAGCCCGCAACGACATGACTGAACAAGTCGTCGATGCGGTCCAGAGCTTTGGTCGCGTGGCTGAATATTGGCTCGGCGATCCGCTCCGCACCGTTGAAGCGCAGAAGACTCTTTCGAGCAATTTTCTGAGCCTTTGGGCGCATACGTTGCGGCGGCTTTCGGGCGAGGACGACGCCCCTGTCGTTCCCTATGATCCGAGCGACAAGCGCTACGCCGCGCCGCAATGGCGCGACAGTGCCATCTTCGATTTTCTGCGGCAGGCACATGCGATCACGACGAATTGGGCCAATGATCTCGTGGCCGGCGCCGAAACAACGGATCTCGAAACGCGTACCAAGGCGCAATTCTATCTGCGTCAGATCACCAGCGCGCTATCGCCGTCGAATTTCGTCGCGACCAATCCAGAACTGCTGCATGAGACCTTGGCCTCGAATGCGGAAAATCTGGTTCGCGGCGCAGCTTTTCTCACTGAAGACATCGCCGCCGGGCAAGGCCTACTTAGGATCCGGCAGAGCGATTCCTCGCAGTTCGAGCTCGGCGTCAATATGGCGGCGGCACCCGGCAAGGTCGTTTACCGCAACGATCTCATCGAACTCATCCAATATGAACCGACGACAGAACAGGTCTTCAAGCGGCCGCTCGTGATCATTCCACCGTGGATCAATAAATTTTATATTCTCGATCTCAATCCGCAAAAAAGCTTCGTCCGCTTCGCCGTCGAGCAAGGCTTCACGGTCTTTCTGGTGTCCTGGGTCAATCCCGACGCACGCCACCGCGATATGGGGTTCGAGGCTTATATCCAACACGGCATCGATGCGCCGCTCTCGGTGATCGAAGCGATCACCGGCGAACAGAAGATCGCGGCGCTCGGCTATTGCGTCGGCGGCACTTTGCTGGCGATCGCGCTCGCCCTCATGGCGCGCCGGCAGCAAGACCAAATCGACAGCGTCACCTTTTTGACGACGCAAACCGATTTTGCCGATGCCGGCGATCTGAAGGTTTTCGTCAGCGAGTCCATGATCACCGCGGTCGAAGAAAGAATGGCCGAGACCGGCTATCTCGATGGCGGCAAAATGGCCACGGTCTTCAACATGCTGCGGCCGAACGATCTGATCTGGTCTTTCGTCGTCAATAATTACATGCGCGGCAAGGCACCGTTGCCCTTCGATCTTCTGACCTGGAATTCCGATTCGACGCGAATGGCCGCCGCCAATCACTCCTTCTATTTGCGCCAATGCTATCTCAAAAACAGCCTCGCCAAAGGCGAGATGGTGATCGACGGCGAGACGCTCGATCTGCACCAAGTCACCGTCCCGATCTATAATCTCGCAACCCGTGAGGATCACATCGCGCCGGCGCGCTCGGTTTTTAACGGCGCCAAATTATTCGGCGGCGATATGCGCTATGTGCTTGCCGGCTCGGGCCATATCGCAGGCGTCGTCAACCCGGCCAATAGCCAGAAATATCAATATTGGACGGGCTCGCGCCCCGCGGGCACGTTGGACGATTGGCTGGCCGGCGCGACTGAACACAAAGGCAGTTGGTGGAACGATTGGGCCGAATGGCTTGCCAAACAAGCGCCTGCGAAAGTGCCCGCACGCAAGCCGGGCAGCGTTAAATTTCCACCGCTCTGCGACGCACCGGGAGAATATGTGAAGGTGAAGAGCTGA
- a CDS encoding SDR family NAD(P)-dependent oxidoreductase: MSRPLSGRLALVTGASRGIGRAVAMELARAGAHIIALARTQGALEELDDAIRGVGSEATLVPCDLKDFDALDRLGAAIYERWGKLDIFVGNAGVLGPVTPLAHVAPAQWDDVLAVNVTANWRLVRSLDLLLRAADAGRALFISSGAAHTADFKPYWGPYAISKAALEALARTYAAETATISKVKVMIVNPGPLRTRMRATAMPGEDPMDLKTPEDFAPKLLALCSPDWQETGKLYDFPRDSILSFRAPATEAVTAS, encoded by the coding sequence ATGTCGCGACCTCTGTCCGGCCGTCTCGCCCTCGTCACCGGCGCCTCGCGTGGCATCGGCCGAGCGGTGGCTATGGAACTTGCCCGTGCCGGCGCTCATATCATCGCGCTGGCACGGACCCAGGGCGCTCTCGAGGAGCTCGACGATGCGATCCGCGGCGTCGGCAGCGAAGCCACTCTCGTCCCCTGCGACCTCAAAGACTTCGACGCCCTCGATCGGCTCGGCGCGGCGATCTATGAGCGCTGGGGCAAGCTCGACATTTTCGTTGGCAATGCCGGCGTTCTCGGCCCGGTCACGCCGCTCGCCCATGTCGCTCCGGCGCAATGGGATGACGTCCTAGCGGTGAATGTGACGGCCAATTGGCGGCTTGTCCGCTCTCTCGACCTATTGCTCCGCGCTGCCGACGCCGGCCGCGCGCTTTTCATTTCTTCCGGCGCCGCCCATACCGCCGATTTCAAACCCTATTGGGGTCCTTACGCCATTTCGAAAGCGGCGCTCGAAGCGCTCGCCCGCACCTATGCCGCCGAGACCGCGACGATCTCGAAGGTGAAGGTGATGATCGTCAACCCAGGGCCGCTGCGCACCCGCATGCGCGCTACCGCGATGCCAGGCGAAGATCCCATGGATCTGAAAACCCCGGAAGATTTTGCGCCCAAGCTTCTCGCCCTCTGCTCGCCCGATTGGCAGGAGACCGGCAAGCTCTATGATTTTCCGCGAGACAGCATCTTGAGTTTCCGCGCGCCGGCCACCGAAGCTGTTACGGCATCCTGA
- the purF gene encoding amidophosphoribosyltransferase gives MGDFEHYAVMTETDDPEADRLHEECGVFGIYGHPDAAAITALGLHALQHRGQEAAGIVSFDGQRFNSERRLGLVSEHFSRASTIERLPGQSVIGHVRYSTTGETILRNVQPLFSELSSGGFAVAHNGNLTNGMTLRRELINEGAIFQSTSDTEVILHLVAKSRRNRVVERFIEALRQIEGAFSLVALSNKKLIGARDPLGIRPLVLGELDGHYILASETCALDIIGARFVRDIENGEIVVISDEGIESLRPFPKKPMRPCIFEYIYFARPDSIVHGRSVYEVRKAFGAQLARETQIDADVIVPVPDSGVPAAIGFAQESGIPFELGIIRNHYIGRTFIQPTQSVRELGVRLKHSANRAVIAGKRIVLIDDSIVRGTTSVKIVRMMREAGAREVHFRISSPPITHPDYYGIDTPDREKLLAATHSIEEMRAYIGCDSLAFLSIDGLYRALGEPGRDPQRPQFTDHCFTGDYPTNLTDVSGETKTQLSLLAEAG, from the coding sequence ATGGGGGACTTCGAACATTACGCCGTGATGACGGAGACGGACGATCCGGAGGCCGATCGTCTGCACGAAGAATGCGGCGTGTTCGGTATCTACGGCCATCCCGATGCCGCTGCCATTACCGCGCTCGGGCTGCATGCCTTGCAGCATCGCGGCCAGGAGGCCGCCGGCATCGTCTCCTTCGATGGCCAGAGATTCAACTCCGAGCGCCGTCTCGGCCTCGTCAGCGAACATTTTTCGCGGGCATCGACGATCGAGCGTCTGCCGGGCCAATCGGTGATCGGCCATGTCCGCTATTCGACAACCGGCGAAACAATTCTGCGCAATGTCCAGCCGCTGTTCTCCGAGCTGAGCTCGGGCGGCTTCGCCGTCGCGCATAATGGCAATCTCACCAATGGCATGACTTTGCGCCGCGAGCTGATCAACGAGGGCGCGATCTTCCAATCGACGAGCGACACGGAAGTCATTCTCCATCTCGTCGCCAAGAGCCGCCGCAACCGCGTTGTCGAACGTTTCATCGAGGCCTTACGGCAGATCGAAGGCGCCTTTTCGCTCGTTGCTCTGTCGAACAAGAAACTGATCGGCGCCCGCGATCCTCTGGGAATCCGACCGCTGGTACTGGGCGAACTCGATGGCCATTACATTCTCGCTTCGGAGACCTGCGCGCTCGACATTATCGGCGCCCGCTTCGTCCGCGATATCGAGAATGGCGAGATCGTCGTGATCTCGGACGAGGGAATCGAAAGCCTGCGGCCCTTCCCGAAGAAACCGATGCGGCCTTGTATCTTCGAATATATCTATTTCGCGCGCCCGGATTCGATCGTTCACGGACGCTCTGTCTATGAAGTCCGCAAAGCCTTCGGCGCGCAGCTTGCGCGCGAGACGCAGATCGATGCGGACGTCATCGTGCCGGTCCCCGATTCCGGGGTTCCCGCCGCGATCGGCTTTGCCCAGGAATCCGGAATTCCCTTCGAGCTCGGGATCATCCGCAATCATTACATCGGCCGCACCTTCATTCAGCCGACGCAATCCGTCCGCGAACTCGGCGTACGACTCAAGCACAGCGCCAATCGAGCGGTGATCGCCGGCAAGCGCATCGTGCTCATCGATGATTCCATCGTTCGCGGCACCACATCGGTAAAGATCGTCCGGATGATGCGCGAGGCCGGCGCGCGCGAGGTTCACTTCCGGATCTCATCGCCGCCGATCACACATCCCGATTATTATGGAATCGACACGCCGGATCGCGAGAAGCTGCTGGCAGCGACCCATTCAATCGAAGAAATGCGCGCCTATATCGGCTGCGATTCGCTCGCCTTCCTGTCGATCGACGGGCTTTACCGCGCGCTCGGCGAGCCGGGCCGCGATCCGCAGCGGCCGCAATTTACCGACCATTGCTTCACCGGCGATTATCCGACCAATCTCACCGACGTGAGCGGCGAGACGAAGACGCAGCTTTCACTGCTCGCCGAAGCCGGCTGA
- a CDS encoding CvpA family protein, which yields MPSYLDLGLIVIILISALLAMLRGFTREILAIASWGAAALAAIYFHPLVLPYVKHYVSKDVVALAISAAIVFFVVLILVSLITVKISDAILDSKVGPLDRSLGFVFGALRGLLLCVIAFVFFTWLVPEKSQPEWVRTARMKPLLQSTGNGLMAMLPDDPEGILAKLKKPKAATDETAPAEGEPAPKPVVAPKAGGKT from the coding sequence ATGCCCTCCTATCTCGATTTAGGCCTGATCGTCATCATTCTGATCTCGGCGCTTCTCGCCATGCTGCGCGGGTTCACGCGCGAGATTTTGGCGATCGCTTCCTGGGGCGCGGCCGCGCTCGCGGCGATCTATTTTCACCCGCTCGTGCTGCCCTATGTGAAGCATTATGTCAGCAAGGATGTCGTGGCGCTCGCGATCTCCGCGGCGATCGTGTTTTTCGTCGTCTTGATTCTCGTCTCGCTGATCACCGTCAAAATCTCCGACGCCATCCTCGATTCCAAGGTGGGACCGCTGGATCGTTCGCTCGGCTTCGTCTTCGGCGCTTTGCGCGGCCTGCTCTTATGCGTGATCGCTTTCGTCTTTTTCACGTGGCTCGTGCCTGAGAAAAGCCAGCCGGAATGGGTGAGGACGGCGCGAATGAAACCGCTGCTCCAATCGACCGGAAATGGCCTCATGGCCATGCTGCCGGACGATCCGGAAGGGATTCTGGCAAAATTGAAAAAGCCCAAGGCCGCGACCGACGAAACCGCCCCGGCGGAGGGCGAACCGGCACCGAAGCCGGTAGTAGCGCCCAAGGCTGGTGGTAAGACCTGA